One window from the genome of Flavobacterium agricola encodes:
- the proS gene encoding proline--tRNA ligase, whose translation MSKNLTKRSEDYSKWYNELVVKADLAENSGVRGCMVIKPYGYAIWEKMQAQLDKMFKETGHENAYFPLFVPKSMFEAEEKNAEGFAKECAIVTHYRLKNDENNKGKLIVDPNAKLEEELIVRPTSEAIIWPTYKKWISSYRDLPLLINQWANVVRWEMRTRLFLRTAEFLWQEGHTAHATKQEALEEAQQMHQVYTDFVQDFMAIPVVKGAKTETERFAGADETYTIEALMQDGKALQAGTSHFLGQSFAKAFDVKFANNEGKLEYVWGTSWGVSTRLMGALIMTHSDDNGLVLPPNLAPIQVVIVPIHKTDEQLDEISAQVNELVKNLRKNGISVKYDSRTNLKPGFKFNEYELKGVPIRLAIGPKDLENGTYELARRDNLTKEVVAKEGIEEYIKNLLETIQSDLYTKALNFRNEHITEVNTWDEFVDVLENKTGFILAHWDGTPETEEKIKDLTKATIRCIPLDQKEEEGVCILTGKPSNKRVLFAKAY comes from the coding sequence ATGAGTAAAAACTTAACGAAACGATCAGAAGATTATTCTAAATGGTATAATGAACTGGTTGTAAAAGCAGATTTAGCTGAGAATTCAGGTGTACGTGGGTGTATGGTAATTAAACCATACGGCTATGCAATTTGGGAAAAAATGCAAGCGCAATTAGACAAAATGTTCAAGGAAACGGGGCATGAGAATGCTTATTTCCCCTTATTCGTGCCCAAAAGTATGTTTGAAGCTGAAGAGAAAAATGCAGAAGGATTTGCTAAAGAATGTGCTATTGTTACTCATTATAGATTAAAAAACGATGAAAACAATAAAGGAAAACTAATTGTAGATCCGAATGCTAAGCTCGAAGAAGAATTGATTGTACGTCCTACTTCCGAAGCAATTATTTGGCCTACTTATAAAAAATGGATCAGTTCATATCGCGACTTACCTTTATTAATTAACCAATGGGCTAACGTAGTGCGTTGGGAAATGCGTACGCGTTTGTTTTTACGTACTGCCGAATTTTTATGGCAAGAAGGGCATACAGCGCATGCAACCAAGCAAGAAGCTTTAGAAGAAGCGCAACAAATGCATCAGGTTTATACCGATTTTGTGCAAGATTTTATGGCAATTCCGGTTGTAAAAGGAGCAAAGACTGAAACAGAGCGTTTTGCTGGAGCTGATGAAACTTATACTATTGAAGCTTTAATGCAAGACGGGAAAGCTTTACAAGCAGGAACTTCTCACTTTTTAGGACAAAGTTTTGCAAAAGCATTTGATGTAAAGTTTGCAAACAATGAAGGTAAATTAGAATACGTTTGGGGTACATCTTGGGGGGTTTCTACGCGTTTAATGGGGGCGTTGATCATGACGCATTCTGATGACAACGGATTAGTTTTACCACCAAACTTGGCTCCAATTCAGGTAGTTATTGTACCAATTCATAAAACAGATGAACAATTAGATGAAATTTCTGCTCAGGTAAACGAATTGGTTAAAAACTTACGTAAAAATGGTATATCTGTTAAGTATGATAGCCGTACCAACTTAAAACCTGGTTTTAAATTTAATGAATACGAATTAAAAGGCGTGCCAATTCGTTTAGCTATAGGACCGAAAGATTTAGAAAACGGAACGTACGAATTAGCTCGTCGCGATAACTTAACTAAAGAAGTTGTGGCTAAAGAAGGTATTGAAGAATACATTAAAAACCTGCTAGAAACTATTCAATCAGATTTATATACTAAAGCTTTAAATTTCCGTAATGAACATATTACCGAAGTTAATACTTGGGATGAGTTTGTTGATGTTTTAGAAAACAAAACCGGATTTATTTTAGCACATTGGGACGGAACACCAGAAACCGAAGAGAAAATTAAAGATCTTACCAAAGCAACTATTCGTTGTATTCCGTTAGATCAGAAAGAAGAAGAAGGAGTTTGTATCCTAACAGGAAAACCTTCTAATAAACGTGTTTTATTTGCAAAAGCATATTAA
- a CDS encoding formylglycine-generating enzyme family protein: MKNLYFNLLFLVVCVTTNGFAQKFTTFKPEMILVEGGTFLMGSKKGEPHAEKDEMEAREVSVPSFEMSKYEVTVYEWSTFIKAHKNMKMPPAQRWGLHDDFPITNVTWEDAIWFCNWLSTKNFLQPVYSIKNGQIFCDFTKNGYRLPTEAEWEYAARGGNASKGHPYAGNKNLDLIAWYGKNSNKSPRTVGTKMPNELGLYDMTGNVWEWCWDYYNELYYSYGEDDNPKGPEKGVNRVLRGGSWDTMGPYLRIANRSGVPQTDANGYYGVRVVKNSKK; this comes from the coding sequence ATGAAAAACCTATATTTTAATTTACTATTTCTAGTAGTTTGTGTTACAACAAACGGATTTGCACAAAAATTCACAACCTTTAAGCCCGAAATGATTTTAGTTGAAGGCGGAACTTTTTTAATGGGTTCTAAAAAAGGAGAACCTCATGCAGAAAAAGATGAGATGGAAGCTCGTGAAGTTTCGGTACCAAGTTTTGAAATGAGTAAATATGAAGTTACGGTTTATGAATGGAGCACTTTTATAAAAGCACATAAAAACATGAAAATGCCGCCTGCACAGCGTTGGGGCTTACATGATGATTTTCCGATTACCAATGTAACCTGGGAAGATGCCATTTGGTTTTGCAATTGGTTAAGTACTAAAAATTTTTTGCAACCGGTTTATTCTATAAAAAACGGACAAATTTTTTGCGATTTTACTAAAAACGGGTATCGCTTACCAACCGAAGCTGAATGGGAATATGCTGCCCGAGGCGGAAACGCATCTAAAGGACATCCATATGCAGGAAATAAAAATTTAGATTTAATTGCTTGGTATGGTAAAAACTCAAATAAAAGTCCTAGAACAGTAGGTACAAAAATGCCCAATGAATTGGGTTTATATGATATGACTGGAAACGTTTGGGAATGGTGTTGGGATTATTATAATGAATTGTACTATTCGTACGGAGAAGATGACAATCCTAAAGGACCAGAAAAAGGAGTTAATCGCGTTTTACGTGGCGGAAGCTGGGATACCATGGGGCCATATTTACGAATTGCAAACCGTTCGGGCGTACCACAAACGGATGCAAACGGATATTATGGCGTACGTGTTGTAAAAAACTCAAAAAAGTAA
- the bshC gene encoding bacillithiol biosynthesis protein BshC, with translation MYKLTREINLFYIDNGIRERIVKENETYKVLNTTLQFTEAEILELVANESEKFSPNAIFRPVYQETVLPNLAYIGGSGELAYWLELKSSFEVLQLTFPILVHRDSVLLVTEKQNQKLQKLDLNYKQLFLNDADLSKTIIQKYSTNLLDFAGLKSQLHKQFDLLRETAIKTDKSFENALYAQERKQVKGLENLEKKLLRAEKKVLKDKTDRVFIEKEILFPNKSLQERTQNFAEFYLDSEPDFIVNLKKHINPLEIGFKVIQT, from the coding sequence ATGTACAAGTTAACGCGTGAAATAAATCTATTTTATATAGATAATGGCATCAGAGAACGTATTGTAAAAGAAAATGAAACTTATAAAGTTTTAAACACAACCTTACAATTTACTGAAGCTGAAATTTTAGAATTGGTAGCAAACGAATCCGAAAAATTTAGCCCAAATGCTATTTTTAGACCCGTATATCAGGAAACCGTTTTACCAAACCTAGCTTACATTGGCGGTAGCGGAGAATTAGCTTACTGGTTGGAACTAAAATCAAGCTTTGAAGTATTGCAGCTAACGTTTCCTATTTTGGTACATCGCGATTCGGTATTATTAGTTACTGAAAAACAAAATCAAAAACTACAAAAGCTAGATTTAAATTATAAACAATTGTTTTTAAATGATGCGGATTTAAGCAAAACCATCATTCAAAAATACTCAACTAACTTATTAGATTTTGCAGGTTTAAAAAGCCAATTGCATAAGCAATTTGATTTGTTACGAGAAACCGCTATTAAAACCGATAAAAGCTTTGAAAACGCATTATATGCGCAAGAAAGAAAACAAGTTAAAGGATTAGAAAACTTAGAAAAAAAGCTATTAAGAGCCGAAAAGAAAGTTTTAAAAGACAAAACTGATCGTGTATTTATTGAAAAAGAAATCTTGTTTCCGAACAAAAGTCTGCAAGAAAGAACACAAAACTTTGCAGAATTTTATTTAGATAGCGAACCTGATTTTATTGTAAATCTCAAAAAACACATTAATCCTTTAGAAATTGGTTTTAAAGTGATTCAAACCTAA
- the rimO gene encoding 30S ribosomal protein S12 methylthiotransferase RimO, with product MRTKSLKKNKINVITLGCSKNVYDSEVLMGQLKASGKDVEHEAPADREGNIIVINTCGFINNAKEESVNTILEYVDKKDQGIVDKVFVTGCLSERYRPDLEAEIPNVDQYFGTTDLPLLLKALGADYKHELLGERLTTTPKNYAYLKIAEGCDRPCSFCAIPIMRGKHVSQPIEKLVKEAETLAKNGVKELILIAQDLTYYGLDLYKKRNLAELLENLVKVEGIEWIRLHYAFPTGFPMDVLDLMEREPKICNYIDIPLQHISDSVLKSMRRGTTYEKTTQLLKDFRKAVPGITIRTTLIVGYPGETEEDFEILKNWVKEMRFERLGCFAYSHEENTHAYNLEDDVPEEVKQARATEIMDIQAQISWDLNQEKIGQTFKCIIDRKEGQYFIGRTEFDSPDVDNEVLIDASKFYLKMGEFANIKIFDATEFDLYGEPVTE from the coding sequence ATGAGAACCAAGTCTTTAAAAAAAAATAAAATAAACGTAATCACTTTAGGATGCTCTAAAAATGTTTACGACAGCGAAGTGCTAATGGGGCAGCTTAAAGCTAGTGGAAAAGATGTTGAACATGAAGCTCCTGCAGATCGCGAAGGCAATATCATTGTAATAAACACCTGCGGCTTTATTAATAATGCAAAAGAAGAATCGGTTAACACCATTTTAGAATATGTTGATAAAAAAGATCAAGGTATTGTAGACAAAGTTTTTGTTACCGGATGTTTGTCTGAACGTTACAGACCTGATTTAGAAGCAGAAATTCCAAACGTAGATCAATATTTTGGTACTACCGATTTACCTTTATTACTTAAAGCACTTGGTGCCGATTATAAACACGAATTACTTGGTGAACGTTTAACTACAACACCAAAAAACTACGCCTATTTAAAAATTGCTGAAGGATGTGACAGACCGTGCTCTTTCTGTGCAATTCCTATTATGCGCGGTAAACACGTGTCGCAACCTATTGAAAAATTGGTTAAAGAAGCCGAAACTTTAGCTAAAAATGGAGTTAAAGAACTTATTTTAATTGCGCAAGATTTAACTTATTACGGATTAGATTTATACAAAAAAAGAAATTTAGCCGAACTGTTAGAAAACTTAGTAAAAGTTGAAGGAATTGAATGGATTAGATTGCATTACGCCTTCCCTACCGGTTTTCCAATGGATGTGCTAGATTTAATGGAGCGCGAACCAAAAATCTGTAATTATATTGACATTCCGTTACAACACATTTCAGACAGCGTATTAAAATCAATGCGCCGCGGTACAACTTACGAAAAAACAACGCAGCTATTAAAAGATTTTAGAAAAGCAGTTCCTGGAATCACGATCAGAACAACATTAATTGTTGGTTATCCTGGCGAAACGGAAGAAGATTTTGAAATTTTAAAAAACTGGGTTAAAGAAATGCGCTTTGAACGATTAGGTTGTTTTGCATATTCTCATGAAGAAAACACGCATGCATATAACCTTGAAGATGATGTTCCGGAAGAAGTTAAACAAGCGCGTGCAACTGAAATTATGGACATTCAGGCACAAATTTCGTGGGATTTAAACCAAGAAAAAATTGGACAAACTTTTAAATGTATTATTGACAGAAAGGAAGGACAATATTTTATTGGTAGAACTGAATTTGATTCGCCCGATGTAGATAACGAAGTTTTAATTGATGCAAGTAAGTTTTATTTAAAAATGGGTGAATTTGCTAACATTAAAATATTTGATGCAACAGAATTTGATTTATACGGAGAACCCGTAACCGAATAA
- the bshC gene encoding bacillithiol biosynthesis protein BshC, which yields MLVDIINPKDSGYFSKLMLDYLSDDKAVQPLYNRFPTLANFKDQITEKAANYTAQDREILVRAISQQYKNQPTSDLTLNNIKKLALSNTFTITTGHQLNLFTGPVYYIYKILSVINLAEQLAEKYPENNFVPVFWMATEDHDFEEINYFKFRDKKIKWSSNQKGPVGRFETEGIELLLASIKSEFGISQKAQHLIELFTKAYTEHNNLSAATFFLTNELFKQFGIVVIDGDDAILKANFKQAIQTELVHNVLHQNITQTLPLLQAYHVQVNA from the coding sequence ATGCTTGTAGATATAATTAACCCCAAAGATTCTGGTTATTTTTCTAAATTAATGTTAGATTATTTAAGTGACGACAAAGCTGTTCAGCCCTTATATAACCGATTTCCTACGTTAGCTAATTTTAAAGATCAGATTACAGAAAAAGCAGCAAATTACACGGCACAAGATCGTGAAATTTTAGTGCGTGCTATTTCTCAGCAATATAAAAACCAACCAACAAGCGATTTAACTTTAAACAACATTAAAAAGTTAGCGCTAAGCAATACGTTTACCATTACAACCGGGCATCAATTAAACTTGTTCACCGGACCGGTATATTATATATATAAAATTTTATCGGTTATTAATTTGGCCGAACAACTTGCTGAAAAATACCCAGAAAACAACTTTGTACCTGTTTTTTGGATGGCAACCGAAGATCATGATTTTGAAGAAATTAATTATTTTAAATTTCGAGATAAAAAAATAAAATGGTCAAGTAATCAAAAAGGACCGGTTGGCCGTTTTGAAACCGAAGGTATTGAATTATTACTTGCTAGTATTAAAAGTGAATTCGGAATTAGTCAAAAAGCACAGCATTTAATTGAATTATTCACAAAAGCTTACACAGAACACAATAACTTATCGGCTGCAACGTTTTTTCTTACAAACGAATTGTTTAAACAATTTGGTATTGTTGTAATTGATGGCGATGATGCAATTTTAAAAGCAAATTTTAAACAAGCAATTCAAACAGAATTAGTTCATAATGTTTTGCATCAAAACATAACGCAAACTTTACCGCTGTTGCAAGCGTATCATGTACAAGTTAACGCGTGA
- a CDS encoding nucleoside-diphosphate kinase encodes MASNRTFTMIKPDAVEAGHIGGILNMITEAGFRIVAMKLTQLTVADAQKFYEVHAERPFYGELVEFMSRGPIVSAILEKDNAVEDFRKLIGATNPAEAAEGTIRKRYAKSIGENAVHGSDSDENAAIEGAFHFAGREQF; translated from the coding sequence ATGGCAAGTAATAGAACTTTTACAATGATTAAACCAGACGCTGTTGAGGCAGGTCATATTGGTGGTATTTTAAACATGATTACTGAAGCTGGTTTCAGAATTGTTGCAATGAAGTTAACACAATTAACAGTTGCTGATGCACAAAAATTTTATGAAGTTCACGCAGAAAGACCTTTCTATGGTGAATTAGTAGAATTTATGTCAAGAGGTCCAATTGTTTCTGCAATTTTAGAAAAAGATAATGCAGTAGAAGATTTTAGAAAATTAATTGGTGCTACAAACCCAGCAGAAGCTGCAGAAGGTACAATCCGTAAAAGATACGCTAAATCTATTGGTGAAAATGCTGTTCACGGATCTGATAGCGATGAAAATGCAGCTATTGAAGGTGCTTTTCATTTTGCAGGTAGAGAGCAATTCTAA
- a CDS encoding OmpP1/FadL family transporter: protein MKKYSFIIALLLGASNLTQAQSTVPRDGLRYSNTDLNGTARFNAMGGAFGAVGGDLSAISINPAGSSFFNNNQAAISLKYSNNQNKSTYLGNQENKNSSLFDLNQAGIVFVFSNPEATLNKFAFAVNFENQSNFKNKFNFGGNNTNSDISDYFLYYANGENGLGVFPLNYATDYNFGYFGNFADQQAWLGYNSYILDYDGSQYFSNIPIGSGIVQTQQKYVNQRGYNSKLQLNFSGAVKDKFFFGINLNPHFTNYEKNFSISEHNSGFYPNSITVNDVIFDNYVATTGGGFSLDLGAIYKITDNVRIGASYASPTWYRLTDETRQGIYTIRTEETDPNKFISNSLYPNVTTVFESYNFRTAGKFTGSIAGVINNRWVLSGDVSVSDYSKMRYSTNGFENINEFYKNNLDTALEYRVGTEYLIGNVALRAGYRFVESPYKKDVYAPTGDTSSISGGIGFNFGSNKLDLSYSYTDRKFSEEFITSANANAASIKNINNAVSLTYTINF, encoded by the coding sequence ATGAAAAAATATTCTTTTATAATAGCTTTACTTTTAGGTGCTAGTAATTTAACACAGGCACAATCAACCGTACCGAGAGATGGTTTAAGATATAGCAACACCGATTTAAACGGGACCGCTCGTTTTAACGCTATGGGAGGTGCTTTTGGTGCAGTTGGTGGAGATTTATCTGCAATTAGCATCAACCCAGCAGGATCTTCATTCTTTAACAACAACCAAGCAGCGATTTCATTAAAGTATTCGAATAACCAAAATAAAAGTACTTATTTAGGGAATCAGGAAAATAAAAATTCTTCTTTGTTCGATTTAAATCAAGCAGGAATTGTTTTTGTTTTTTCTAACCCTGAAGCAACTTTAAACAAATTTGCTTTTGCAGTTAATTTTGAAAACCAAAGTAACTTTAAAAATAAATTCAACTTTGGCGGAAACAATACAAATTCTGACATTAGCGATTACTTTTTGTACTACGCAAATGGCGAAAACGGTTTAGGTGTTTTTCCGTTAAATTATGCTACTGATTATAATTTCGGATATTTCGGAAACTTTGCTGACCAACAAGCTTGGCTTGGATATAATTCATACATTTTAGATTATGATGGTAGCCAATATTTTTCAAATATACCTATAGGATCAGGTATTGTACAAACGCAACAAAAATATGTAAACCAACGTGGGTATAATTCTAAATTACAATTAAACTTTTCAGGAGCGGTTAAAGACAAATTCTTTTTCGGAATCAATTTAAATCCGCATTTTACCAATTATGAAAAAAACTTCAGTATTTCAGAACATAACTCAGGTTTTTACCCAAATAGTATTACTGTAAACGATGTAATTTTTGACAATTATGTAGCAACAACAGGTGGTGGTTTTAGCTTAGATTTAGGAGCAATTTATAAAATAACAGACAATGTTAGAATTGGTGCTAGCTACGCATCGCCAACTTGGTACCGTTTAACAGACGAAACCAGACAAGGTATTTACACAATTAGAACTGAAGAAACAGATCCGAACAAATTTATATCAAACTCATTGTATCCAAATGTTACAACGGTTTTTGAAAGTTACAACTTTAGAACAGCAGGTAAATTTACAGGTAGTATTGCCGGAGTTATTAACAACCGATGGGTTTTAAGTGGTGATGTTTCGGTTTCAGATTATAGTAAAATGCGCTATAGCACAAATGGATTTGAAAACATTAACGAGTTTTACAAAAACAACTTAGATACAGCGTTAGAATATCGTGTTGGTACCGAGTATTTAATTGGCAATGTTGCCTTACGTGCCGGATACCGTTTTGTTGAATCGCCATATAAAAAAGATGTTTACGCACCTACTGGAGATACATCATCAATTTCCGGAGGTATTGGATTTAATTTTGGAAGTAACAAGTTAGATTTATCATACTCGTACACAGACAGAAAATTCTCAGAAGAATTTATTACCAGTGCAAACGCAAACGCGGCAAGCATTAAAAATATAAACAACGCGGTGTCTTTAACATACACCATCAATTTCTAA
- the ftsY gene encoding signal recognition particle-docking protein FtsY, with protein MNFFKRLFSSEKKETLDKGLEKTKETFFSKLSKAVAGKSKVDDEVLDNLEEVLVSSDVGVNTTLKIIERIEERVSRDKYLGTEELNQILREEIAGLLSESNNGEATDFEIPNHKPYVLMVVGVNGVGKTTTIGKLAYQLNKSGKKVVLGAADTFRAAAIDQLQIWADRVGVPIVRQQMGSDPASVAFDTLQSAVAQDADVVIIDTAGRLHNKVNLMNELTKVKRVMQKVIPDAPHDVLLVLDGSTGQNAFEQAKQFTAATDVTCLAVTKLDGTAKGGVVIGISDQFNIPVKYIGVGEGIEDLQVFNKYEFVDSFFK; from the coding sequence ATGAATTTTTTTAAACGTTTATTTTCTTCTGAAAAGAAAGAAACTTTAGATAAAGGATTAGAAAAAACAAAAGAAACGTTTTTTTCTAAGCTTTCTAAAGCTGTTGCCGGCAAATCTAAAGTTGACGATGAGGTTTTAGATAATCTGGAAGAAGTTTTGGTTTCATCTGACGTTGGGGTAAATACAACCTTAAAAATTATTGAGCGCATTGAAGAGCGCGTTTCGCGTGATAAATATTTAGGTACTGAAGAATTAAATCAAATTCTTCGTGAAGAAATAGCAGGCTTATTATCAGAATCAAATAATGGTGAAGCAACTGATTTCGAAATTCCAAACCACAAACCATATGTGCTTATGGTTGTTGGGGTTAACGGCGTAGGTAAAACTACAACCATTGGTAAATTGGCTTATCAGCTTAATAAATCTGGTAAAAAAGTGGTTTTAGGAGCTGCCGATACGTTTAGAGCCGCAGCTATTGATCAATTACAAATTTGGGCAGATCGTGTTGGAGTGCCAATTGTACGCCAACAAATGGGATCTGACCCTGCATCTGTAGCTTTTGATACATTACAATCTGCCGTAGCTCAAGATGCTGATGTTGTAATTATTGATACAGCCGGACGTTTGCATAATAAAGTTAATTTAATGAACGAATTAACTAAAGTAAAGCGCGTGATGCAAAAAGTAATTCCGGATGCGCCGCACGATGTACTTTTGGTTTTAGACGGTTCCACAGGGCAAAATGCTTTTGAACAAGCTAAACAATTTACTGCAGCAACCGATGTTACTTGTTTAGCCGTTACTAAATTAGACGGAACTGCCAAAGGTGGTGTTGTAATTGGTATTTCAGATCAATTTAATATTCCGGTTAAATATATTGGAGTAGGAGAAGGGATAGAAGATTTACAAGTTTTTAATAAATACGAATTTGTAGATTCGTTCTTTAAATAA
- a CDS encoding DUF721 domain-containing protein has protein sequence MKEKKYYDRRTASVESPISEVLKTFLKQNTKLSKGLYTKNIKETWQKVMGPGVNSYTSSITLKGSTVYVSLTSSIIRSELSYGRQKMITMLNEELGENIIKDIVLR, from the coding sequence ATGAAAGAAAAAAAATATTACGACCGTAGAACAGCCAGCGTAGAAAGCCCGATAAGCGAAGTTTTAAAAACTTTTTTAAAACAAAATACCAAATTATCTAAAGGTTTATACACTAAAAATATTAAGGAAACTTGGCAAAAAGTTATGGGGCCGGGGGTAAATAGTTATACAAGCTCAATTACCTTAAAAGGAAGCACGGTTTATGTTTCATTAACTTCGTCAATTATTCGTTCTGAGTTAAGTTACGGACGTCAAAAAATGATAACCATGTTAAACGAAGAGTTGGGCGAAAACATTATAAAAGACATTGTTTTACGTTAA